The following proteins are co-located in the Rhea pennata isolate bPtePen1 chromosome 2, bPtePen1.pri, whole genome shotgun sequence genome:
- the DPH3 gene encoding diphthamide biosynthesis protein 3 isoform X1, producing MSVFHDEVEIEDFEYDEETETYSYPCPCGDRFLITREDLENGEDVATCPSCSLILRVIYDQEQFMRGEVIAEPLANKELIKC from the exons ATGTCGGTGTTTCACGACGAGGTGGAGATCGAGGACTTCGAGTACGATGAGGAGACTGAGACCTACAGCTACCCGTGCCCCTGCGGGGACCGCTTCCTCATCACCCGG GAGGACCTGGAAAACGGCGAGGACGTGgccacctgccccagctgctcccTCATCCTGCGCGTCATTTACGACCAG GAGCAGTTCATGCGTGGCGAAGTTATTGCAGAACCTTTGGCAAACAAGGAGTTGATTAAGTGCTGA
- the DPH3 gene encoding diphthamide biosynthesis protein 3 isoform X2: MSVFHDEVEIEDFEYDEETETYSYPCPCGDRFLITREQFMRGEVIAEPLANKELIKC, translated from the exons ATGTCGGTGTTTCACGACGAGGTGGAGATCGAGGACTTCGAGTACGATGAGGAGACTGAGACCTACAGCTACCCGTGCCCCTGCGGGGACCGCTTCCTCATCACCCGG GAGCAGTTCATGCGTGGCGAAGTTATTGCAGAACCTTTGGCAAACAAGGAGTTGATTAAGTGCTGA